One window of the Synergistaceae bacterium genome contains the following:
- a CDS encoding ABC transporter substrate-binding protein, with the protein MAMAADTVRIGVYLPVTGGNAIGGQLELDGVKLANKEAPTVLGKKVEIIFVDNKSDKVEAANAVKRLIEKEKVNAIIGTYGSSLAMAGGDVAEKAHIPMVGTSCTNPLVTQGKKYVFRVCFIDPFQGSGAAEFARQELKAKTAACLIEVTEDYSVGLASFFERSFTKRGGKIVAKLNYQKGDQDFTAQLTEIISKKPDILYIPANFAEGAIIMRQARELGAKFKILGGDAMDNPEIVKIGGDSVEGFSYTTFAYAPEMPNMSPIAKKFTENWRKAFPGKEPNALTACGYDSYMLILDAIKRAKSDNPEKITAALAATKNFAGVTGNTTINASHDAEKSVGIMQIKNGKRIFLTVVEPK; encoded by the coding sequence ATGGCTATGGCCGCGGATACGGTCAGAATCGGAGTGTATCTTCCGGTAACCGGAGGAAATGCGATCGGCGGGCAACTTGAGCTTGATGGTGTGAAACTTGCAAACAAAGAAGCTCCTACAGTGCTGGGCAAGAAGGTTGAGATCATCTTTGTAGACAACAAGAGCGACAAAGTTGAGGCGGCCAATGCGGTCAAGAGACTCATTGAAAAAGAGAAGGTAAACGCAATCATCGGGACCTATGGATCATCGCTTGCTATGGCCGGCGGCGATGTTGCCGAGAAAGCCCATATCCCTATGGTCGGGACCTCCTGCACTAACCCGCTTGTGACGCAGGGCAAGAAATATGTCTTCCGTGTCTGCTTTATAGACCCATTCCAGGGTTCGGGTGCGGCTGAGTTTGCCAGACAGGAACTGAAAGCCAAGACAGCGGCGTGCCTCATCGAAGTTACAGAGGACTACAGCGTGGGCCTTGCTTCCTTCTTTGAGCGCAGCTTCACTAAGCGCGGCGGCAAAATAGTTGCAAAGCTCAACTATCAGAAGGGCGACCAGGATTTTACTGCACAGCTTACGGAAATCATAAGCAAAAAGCCGGACATCCTCTACATACCGGCGAACTTTGCCGAGGGCGCGATCATCATGCGCCAGGCAAGGGAACTCGGTGCGAAGTTTAAGATCCTCGGCGGCGATGCGATGGACAACCCTGAGATCGTAAAGATTGGCGGAGATTCAGTTGAAGGGTTCAGCTACACGACATTTGCATATGCACCCGAGATGCCCAATATGAGTCCTATTGCGAAAAAGTTCACAGAGAACTGGAGAAAGGCATTCCCTGGAAAAGAGCCAAACGCACTTACGGCATGCGGATATGACAGTTATATGCTCATTCTGGATGCCATTAAGCGCGCAAAGAGCGACAACCCGGAAAAAATCACCGCAGCGCTGGCCGCCACTAAGAACTTTGCCGGCGTGACCGGCAACACGACAATCAACGCATCACACGATGCCGAGAAGTCTGTCGGTATAATGCAGATCAAAAACGGCAAACGTATATTCCTTACAGTTGTCGAGCCCAAATAA
- the nrdD gene encoding anaerobic ribonucleoside-triphosphate reductase — protein sequence MANDTTQGSESYFGRQGYLFENAGESTDLALMVDALAQEESSPWDVSRIRDALIIEAGVDPATAEAIALEVEEDLLKYGRSRVTTSIIREMVNVKLFQRGLEAKLADHSRIGLPVHDLEKMMLTKNKENSNTSHNPESINLSIAEMVLKEYALTKVFTKDVAEAHLKGDIHLHDLGMVNRPYCSGQSVAYVARYGLNIPSITSVSNPAKHADVLLAHILKMTSVLQNHFAGAIGWDAINMYFAPYLVGWTYEQDKQLAQQLVFEFNQLAGGRGGQVAFTDINLYYEIPNHFRDVPAIGPGGKFTGKTKSESDKESKMFARALFDVYMDGDSRGQPFFFPKPLLHITDYFFKEEGWEEFLDLACELASEKGNTYFVFDRGGVAKLSECCRLSFELTPEDLDEAKHPWKMRYCALQNITLNLPRAAYKSGGDEEMLFDIIEQEMELAAKAHMQKRAFIKGILDLGVEGPLAALSVSHDDESYLRMRKASHLIGILGLNEMVQAMTGCQLHESEHAEQLGKAVIQYMDLKCQQLSERFGLKIVLEQTPAESTALRFAKLDLRAYPDIARKYVKGNLEKGEIYYTNSTHLNYQLVQDPIDKVIREGELHPMIKAGAITHIWMGEHKPDPKALASFVIKTFRHSENAQIAFSPEFTICNECGHIERGLLEACSRCGSEDVDGITRITGYFTRTSSWNAGKRGELRDRARGPVKVPF from the coding sequence ATGGCAAATGACACAACGCAGGGATCTGAATCATATTTTGGCAGACAGGGGTATCTGTTTGAAAACGCGGGGGAATCGACGGACCTTGCTTTAATGGTTGATGCTCTGGCGCAGGAGGAAAGCTCACCATGGGATGTGAGTAGGATCCGCGACGCACTGATCATAGAAGCGGGGGTCGATCCTGCCACCGCTGAGGCTATAGCGCTTGAGGTCGAAGAAGACCTGCTGAAGTACGGCCGCAGCCGCGTGACGACTTCTATAATCCGCGAGATGGTCAACGTAAAACTTTTTCAGCGGGGGCTGGAGGCGAAACTTGCCGACCACAGCCGCATCGGTCTGCCGGTTCACGACCTTGAGAAGATGATGCTCACCAAAAATAAGGAAAACAGCAATACAAGTCATAATCCGGAATCTATAAATCTTTCCATCGCAGAGATGGTGCTTAAGGAATATGCGCTTACGAAAGTTTTTACGAAGGATGTGGCAGAGGCACACCTGAAGGGTGACATACACCTCCATGACCTGGGCATGGTCAACCGCCCGTACTGCTCAGGGCAGAGCGTTGCATACGTTGCTCGCTACGGGCTTAACATCCCTTCGATCACCAGTGTCTCGAATCCGGCAAAGCACGCTGATGTTCTCCTTGCCCATATACTTAAGATGACTTCCGTGCTTCAGAATCACTTTGCCGGCGCCATAGGCTGGGATGCGATAAATATGTACTTTGCCCCTTACCTCGTAGGCTGGACTTATGAGCAGGATAAGCAGCTCGCACAGCAGCTCGTATTTGAGTTCAACCAGCTTGCCGGCGGGCGCGGCGGTCAGGTTGCGTTCACAGACATCAACCTGTATTACGAGATACCGAATCACTTCAGGGATGTTCCGGCGATAGGGCCGGGCGGCAAGTTCACAGGCAAAACAAAGTCCGAATCTGACAAGGAATCCAAGATGTTCGCCAGAGCTCTGTTCGATGTCTATATGGACGGAGACAGCCGCGGCCAGCCTTTCTTCTTCCCCAAGCCGCTGCTTCACATCACCGATTATTTTTTCAAGGAAGAGGGCTGGGAGGAATTCCTTGATCTCGCATGTGAGCTTGCATCGGAAAAGGGCAATACATACTTTGTGTTCGACCGCGGAGGCGTGGCTAAGTTATCGGAGTGCTGCCGACTTTCGTTTGAGCTTACGCCTGAAGACCTTGACGAGGCAAAACATCCATGGAAGATGCGTTACTGCGCTCTCCAGAATATCACGCTGAACCTTCCGCGCGCCGCGTATAAGAGCGGCGGCGATGAGGAGATGCTCTTTGATATCATTGAGCAGGAGATGGAGCTTGCGGCAAAGGCGCATATGCAGAAGCGCGCTTTTATCAAGGGCATTCTTGACCTCGGTGTGGAAGGACCGCTTGCGGCCCTCTCGGTATCGCATGATGACGAGAGTTACCTCAGGATGCGGAAAGCGAGCCACCTTATCGGCATCCTTGGCCTCAATGAGATGGTCCAGGCGATGACGGGATGCCAGCTCCACGAGAGCGAACATGCTGAGCAGCTTGGCAAGGCCGTCATACAGTATATGGACCTCAAATGCCAGCAGCTTTCCGAACGCTTCGGCCTGAAGATAGTTCTTGAACAGACACCTGCGGAGAGTACGGCGCTGCGTTTTGCGAAGCTTGACCTAAGGGCCTACCCGGATATCGCGCGCAAGTATGTCAAGGGCAACTTAGAAAAGGGAGAGATATACTACACAAACAGCACGCACCTCAACTATCAGCTTGTTCAGGACCCGATCGACAAGGTGATCCGCGAGGGCGAACTGCACCCGATGATAAAGGCCGGGGCCATAACCCATATATGGATGGGCGAACACAAGCCTGATCCGAAAGCACTGGCGTCTTTTGTGATCAAGACATTCCGGCACTCCGAGAACGCGCAGATAGCATTCAGCCCGGAGTTTACAATCTGCAACGAGTGCGGGCATATCGAGCGCGGGCTTCTGGAGGCATGTTCCCGCTGCGGCTCGGAAGACGTCGACGGTATTACCAGGATCACTGGTTACTTCACCAGGACGTCATCGTGGAACGCGGGCAAAAGGGGAGAGCTCAGAGACAGGGCAAGGGGACCAGTCAAGGTCCCGTTCTGA
- a CDS encoding ABC transporter ATP-binding protein: MSDAVLRTEDVSIRFGGLTAVGGFNITIEDGTISSLIGPNGAGKTTCFNIITGFYKPTEGRVLFMGMDITGMKPHEVCKAGIARTFQNIRLFAGGTVLQNVMTACWVRQKSPWWAAPLMLPGFRREEREIREKSMSLLDSLGLAHLASEIATGLPYGAQRRLEIARALATEPKLLLLDEPAAGMNPQESQELMDFIRQIRDRFHLTIFLIEHDMKVVMGISEWIRVLDYGLMIAEGTPAEIRSNPRVIEAYLGKEAAAYVEN; encoded by the coding sequence ATGTCAGACGCAGTCCTCAGGACAGAGGATGTATCAATCAGATTCGGAGGTCTTACTGCAGTGGGAGGTTTTAATATCACCATCGAGGATGGGACGATATCAAGCCTTATAGGTCCTAACGGGGCGGGCAAAACTACCTGCTTCAACATAATAACCGGATTCTACAAGCCCACTGAGGGGAGGGTCCTCTTTATGGGCATGGACATAACGGGAATGAAGCCGCATGAAGTCTGTAAGGCCGGCATAGCCCGCACGTTCCAGAATATACGTCTCTTTGCCGGCGGCACAGTTCTCCAGAATGTCATGACTGCCTGCTGGGTAAGGCAGAAATCGCCGTGGTGGGCGGCTCCTCTGATGCTGCCCGGCTTCCGGCGCGAGGAGCGCGAGATACGGGAGAAATCTATGAGTCTGCTGGACTCTCTAGGACTTGCCCATCTTGCGTCAGAAATCGCGACAGGGCTTCCCTATGGTGCGCAGAGAAGGCTTGAGATAGCCAGAGCTCTTGCTACGGAGCCAAAACTGCTTTTGCTTGATGAGCCTGCGGCGGGCATGAACCCCCAGGAGAGTCAGGAACTTATGGACTTTATCCGGCAGATAAGGGACAGATTCCATCTCACCATATTCCTGATAGAACACGACATGAAGGTTGTCATGGGTATCTCCGAGTGGATCAGGGTGCTTGACTACGGTCTTATGATCGCGGAAGGGACCCCGGCGGAGATCCGCTCTAATCCAAGGGTTATAGAAGCCTACCTTGGGAAGGAGGCCGCAGCTTATGTTGAAAATTGA
- a CDS encoding ABC transporter ATP-binding protein, with protein MLKIEDLTVRYGGIQAIRGISMEVPMGRIVTLIGANGAGKSSTLRSVAGLVKTKAGMITWKGRDIMRLQPEQILEAGIALCPEGRRIFPQLTVLENLRLGGYTRKDKGGLESSIEKSFNLFPRLRERSWQLGGTLSGGEQQMLALARALMSDPELIMMDEPSLGLAPLLVEEVFNIIMEINKEGKTVLLVEQNAFGALKVADYAYVLEVGTISLEGKGPDLLKDPRVIAAYLGG; from the coding sequence ATGTTGAAAATTGAGGACCTTACCGTGCGATACGGAGGCATACAGGCTATACGCGGCATATCGATGGAAGTTCCTATGGGCAGGATAGTGACTCTTATCGGAGCCAACGGAGCCGGTAAAAGCAGCACACTCAGATCCGTCGCCGGTTTGGTCAAGACCAAGGCCGGCATGATAACATGGAAGGGTCGGGATATAATGCGGCTCCAGCCCGAACAGATACTGGAGGCCGGAATAGCGCTATGCCCGGAAGGCCGCCGTATATTCCCGCAGCTCACAGTGCTTGAGAACCTGAGGCTTGGCGGCTATACGCGCAAGGACAAGGGAGGACTTGAATCCTCAATAGAAAAATCTTTCAACCTTTTCCCAAGGCTGAGGGAGCGCTCGTGGCAACTGGGCGGGACACTCTCAGGCGGAGAGCAGCAGATGCTGGCGCTGGCCAGGGCACTCATGAGCGATCCTGAACTGATAATGATGGACGAACCTTCACTTGGACTGGCACCGCTGCTTGTAGAAGAAGTCTTCAATATCATCATGGAGATAAACAAAGAGGGCAAAACAGTTTTGCTTGTAGAACAGAACGCTTTTGGAGCGCTTAAAGTCGCGGACTATGCCTATGTCCTTGAGGTGGGCACAATATCGCTCGAAGGGAAAGGGCCGGATCTTTTGAAGGATCCAAGGGTTATAGCGGCATATCTCGGAGGATAA
- a CDS encoding branched-chain amino acid ABC transporter permease, which produces MNKSKKIGSNIFLLAVLAAFLWWAQGNLDGYKIQVLNLIAVNAILALSLNLIYGFTGMFSLGHAGFMAIGAYVSAILILPAAQKEMMYILEPIIWPFSVMHAPFFISVLAGGLVAALLGLLIALPVLRLGGDYLGIATLGFAEIIRVVFTNLTPITNGALGLKGIPNYANLGWNYFWCVLTFYVIVKLLSSNFGNCLRAIRDDEIAAKAMGINTFKCKAISFSVGAFFAGVGGALMGSLITTIDPKMFNFQLTFNILMIVVMGGLGSITGSMAGAVVITVLLEWLRFVEDTITIGSFVLVGIPGMRMVIFSVVLLFIILYRREGIIGGYEFNWNSITKRFSRKGDA; this is translated from the coding sequence ATGAACAAGTCGAAAAAAATAGGATCAAATATTTTTCTGCTCGCAGTCCTTGCAGCGTTCCTCTGGTGGGCTCAGGGAAATCTGGACGGCTACAAAATACAGGTACTCAACCTCATCGCTGTCAACGCAATCCTTGCCCTCAGCCTGAACCTGATTTACGGTTTTACGGGGATGTTCTCTCTGGGCCATGCAGGTTTCATGGCTATAGGCGCATACGTGAGCGCGATACTGATCCTGCCTGCGGCTCAGAAGGAAATGATGTACATCCTTGAACCTATAATCTGGCCGTTCTCAGTCATGCACGCACCCTTCTTCATCTCTGTGCTTGCGGGAGGTCTTGTCGCCGCGCTGCTGGGACTTCTTATCGCGCTTCCGGTCCTTCGCCTGGGCGGGGATTATCTTGGTATTGCGACCCTGGGTTTTGCGGAGATCATCAGGGTAGTGTTTACAAACCTGACGCCGATCACTAACGGCGCGCTTGGACTGAAAGGGATCCCCAACTACGCAAACCTTGGCTGGAACTATTTCTGGTGTGTCCTTACGTTCTATGTGATAGTCAAACTGCTGTCGAGCAACTTCGGCAACTGCCTGCGCGCGATAAGGGACGATGAGATCGCAGCCAAGGCCATGGGGATAAATACGTTTAAATGCAAGGCGATATCGTTCTCCGTAGGGGCTTTTTTTGCAGGAGTGGGGGGCGCGCTCATGGGCAGCCTTATCACTACGATCGACCCTAAGATGTTCAACTTTCAGCTCACTTTTAATATCCTGATGATCGTAGTTATGGGGGGACTGGGGTCAATAACAGGCTCAATGGCTGGGGCTGTTGTCATAACCGTGCTGCTGGAATGGCTGCGCTTTGTCGAGGACACGATAACTATAGGATCGTTTGTCCTTGTCGGTATCCCCGGAATGAGGATGGTCATCTTCTCCGTGGTGCTTCTCTTCATAATACTTTACCGCAGAGAGGGCATCATAGGCGGCTATGAGTTCAACTGGAACAGCATAACAAAGCGTTTCAGCCGGAAGGGGGACGCCTAG
- a CDS encoding aminotransferase class V-fold PLP-dependent enzyme: MKTYKIPLVPGPVSVPQKYREAYLTDYGSSDLEKDFYDLLEENQRLLQTILRTKNSVTIQSGEAMLVLWGALKSTVKSGDKVLALSNGLFGHGLGEMAEASGAVVEYIEAADGEFVDIEVLRSRIAVFKPDIVTAVHCETPSGLLNPIEEVAPVVRESGALFCVDFVASAGGADVRVDDWGIDLGLLGSQKCLSLLPDLSVMTVSDRAWKAAERVNYAGYDAVLPWRSAVQKREMPCTHNWHANAAMNLSLKALLEEGLENSFKRHSEAADHCRSRVKKMGLEFYAKNEKLASPTVTAIKIPQGWTWEELDRALRLRGMVVGGSYGSLAGKVFRIGHMGTQADIGLVRSGMDILESVLQSR, encoded by the coding sequence ATGAAAACTTATAAAATCCCGCTTGTGCCGGGGCCGGTATCTGTCCCGCAGAAGTATCGCGAGGCATACCTGACAGATTACGGCAGTTCGGATCTGGAGAAAGATTTCTATGATCTGCTCGAAGAAAATCAAAGGCTTCTGCAGACGATACTGAGGACGAAGAACAGCGTAACTATCCAGTCAGGCGAGGCTATGCTGGTACTATGGGGAGCGCTGAAGAGTACTGTCAAGAGCGGTGACAAGGTGCTTGCTCTTTCAAACGGCCTGTTCGGACATGGCCTGGGAGAGATGGCCGAAGCTTCGGGGGCAGTGGTCGAATATATCGAGGCTGCAGACGGAGAGTTCGTTGATATTGAGGTCCTGCGCTCCCGTATAGCGGTTTTTAAGCCTGATATCGTGACCGCAGTGCATTGCGAGACGCCGAGCGGACTTCTGAATCCCATAGAGGAGGTTGCACCTGTAGTCCGCGAGAGCGGCGCACTTTTCTGCGTTGATTTCGTTGCAAGCGCAGGAGGTGCCGATGTGCGTGTCGACGACTGGGGTATTGACCTTGGACTCCTGGGAAGCCAGAAGTGCCTGTCCCTGCTGCCGGACCTCTCTGTGATGACCGTGAGCGACAGAGCATGGAAAGCTGCCGAGCGTGTGAATTACGCGGGATACGATGCGGTGCTGCCATGGCGCAGCGCAGTTCAAAAGAGGGAAATGCCTTGTACGCATAACTGGCATGCAAATGCTGCCATGAACCTCTCCCTTAAAGCCCTTCTTGAAGAGGGACTCGAAAATTCTTTCAAGCGCCACAGCGAAGCTGCGGATCATTGCCGTTCAAGGGTAAAGAAGATGGGGCTGGAGTTTTACGCTAAGAACGAAAAGCTGGCATCGCCTACTGTGACGGCCATAAAGATCCCGCAGGGCTGGACGTGGGAAGAACTCGACAGGGCTCTGCGCCTGCGCGGCATGGTGGTCGGGGGAAGCTACGGCTCACTTGCCGGCAAAGTCTTCAGGATCGGGCATATGGGAACTCAGGCAGATATCGGACTTGTAAGGAGCGGCATGGATATACTGGAAAGTGTCTTGCAGTCACGCTGA
- a CDS encoding branched-chain amino acid ABC transporter permease → MTLDMFIQHSFNALTLGSLYGLIAIGYTMVYGILRLINFAHGDIFMISAYFVFFGITLFHLPWVLAVILSIAATAALGVMVDRIAYRPLRDAPRISALISAIGVSFFIENISLVLFSGVPKPMPRLEMLVTVMQFGNIRILPLAIFVPAISFILVAGLLWVLYKTPPGLAMRAISRDIETTRLMGVKVDRIIALTFAIGSGLAAAAGIMWALRYPQIHPFMGVFPGFKAFIAAVFGGIGSVQGAMIGGLILGFMEIMIIAFFPALSGYRDAFAFVLLILILFVKPTGLMGEKLEDKI, encoded by the coding sequence ATGACTCTGGACATGTTCATCCAGCACTCTTTCAATGCGCTGACTCTGGGCAGCCTTTACGGGCTCATCGCAATAGGCTATACGATGGTCTACGGCATCCTGAGGCTCATTAATTTTGCTCACGGCGATATTTTCATGATCAGCGCCTATTTTGTCTTTTTTGGGATAACACTTTTCCATCTGCCGTGGGTGTTGGCAGTTATTCTGTCAATTGCTGCCACGGCCGCATTAGGGGTTATGGTTGACCGCATCGCATACAGGCCGCTTCGTGATGCGCCGAGGATTTCTGCTCTTATAAGTGCGATAGGAGTATCCTTCTTCATCGAAAATATTAGCCTTGTACTCTTTTCCGGAGTACCTAAACCTATGCCCAGGCTTGAAATGCTTGTAACGGTCATGCAGTTCGGCAACATCCGCATACTGCCTCTGGCCATTTTTGTGCCTGCGATTTCATTTATCCTCGTAGCTGGTCTGTTGTGGGTGCTCTATAAGACACCTCCCGGACTTGCAATGAGAGCTATATCGAGGGATATTGAGACGACCCGTCTCATGGGGGTCAAGGTTGACAGGATAATCGCCCTGACGTTTGCCATAGGTTCCGGGCTTGCGGCTGCAGCTGGCATTATGTGGGCTCTCCGCTACCCGCAGATCCATCCGTTTATGGGAGTATTCCCCGGGTTTAAGGCTTTCATCGCAGCTGTCTTCGGCGGTATAGGCTCAGTTCAGGGGGCTATGATCGGAGGACTTATCCTGGGTTTCATGGAAATCATGATAATCGCATTTTTCCCGGCTCTCTCCGGCTACAGGGACGCGTTCGCGTTTGTGCTTCTTATCTTGATTTTGTTTGTAAAACCTACCGGCCTTATGGGCGAAAAGCTTGAGGACAAAATATAA
- the nrdR gene encoding transcriptional regulator NrdR, producing MRCPVCGAPETRVIETRSTDDGRVNRRRRECPECQGRFTTYERLEEKTYLWVVKKDGRREAFDRDKLMKGLQRACEKLPVPLERIEEAVAQIEDRLRSSGQGEVAASVIGENAAEELRKINKVAYVRFASVYREFTDISSFTKEIARLLEDKEAHRNGK from the coding sequence ATGCGCTGTCCTGTATGCGGGGCTCCTGAGACGAGGGTCATAGAGACGAGAAGCACCGACGATGGGCGCGTAAACCGCCGCAGGCGCGAATGTCCTGAGTGTCAGGGTCGTTTTACGACGTATGAGAGGCTTGAGGAAAAAACATACCTCTGGGTCGTTAAAAAGGATGGCCGGCGAGAGGCATTTGACAGAGACAAGCTTATGAAGGGGCTTCAGCGTGCGTGTGAGAAGCTGCCTGTGCCGCTTGAGCGAATAGAGGAGGCTGTCGCACAGATCGAGGACAGGCTCCGCAGCTCCGGTCAGGGCGAGGTGGCTGCGTCTGTTATAGGAGAGAATGCGGCGGAGGAACTCCGCAAGATAAATAAAGTGGCTTATGTGCGCTTTGCTTCGGTCTACAGGGAATTTACGGATATATCCAGCTTTACCAAAGAAATAGCAAGGCTGCTTGAGGACAAGGAGGCACACCGCAATGGCAAATGA
- the pgsA gene encoding CDP-diacylglycerol--glycerol-3-phosphate 3-phosphatidyltransferase: MSVLNVPNMLSISRVFLVPVVMVFLTLRTQFGFIEGVSIGDLLAGLVFIIASLTDAADGYIARKKGIVTNLGKFIDPLADKIMVVAVLVALVDLHRVPAWMVVVIISREFIVTGLRMVAASEGIVIAASRGGKLKTVSQIIGIILLIFNLPGGMVVMWIAMFLTIWSGGDYLIKCIDLLY, encoded by the coding sequence ATGTCTGTACTCAATGTGCCCAATATGCTCAGTATATCCAGGGTATTTCTTGTTCCTGTTGTGATGGTCTTCCTGACTCTGCGCACGCAGTTCGGATTCATCGAAGGGGTCAGCATCGGGGATCTTCTTGCCGGGCTTGTCTTTATTATCGCTTCGCTGACAGATGCTGCAGATGGTTATATAGCCAGAAAGAAAGGGATAGTTACAAACCTCGGGAAATTCATTGATCCTCTGGCCGATAAGATAATGGTCGTGGCGGTGCTTGTCGCGCTCGTTGATCTGCATCGTGTGCCGGCGTGGATGGTCGTAGTCATTATCTCACGCGAGTTCATAGTCACAGGACTTCGTATGGTCGCGGCTTCGGAGGGCATTGTCATCGCCGCGTCACGCGGAGGCAAACTCAAGACCGTAAGCCAGATCATCGGGATTATCCTGCTTATATTCAACCTGCCAGGCGGTATGGTTGTAATGTGGATAGCGATGTTCCTCACTATATGGTCCGGCGGAGACTACCTCATCAAGTGCATTGACCTGCTTTACTGA
- a CDS encoding anaerobic ribonucleoside-triphosphate reductase activating protein, with protein sequence MDISKDCCAGGYLPASFLDWDGHVAAVIFTLGCNFRCPWCHNSDLVLETAEPVPITEIIADIERRRKFLDGVVVSGGEPCLWSGLMHLLHELKKMGLSVKLDTNGSFPDVLFEVLKEKLVDCVAMDVKAPFDGDALKRVTGVEVPVEAIEKSISFVREFAPSYEFRTTYVAQLLTQEDLISIRKSLNDDAHWIVQCFRPVNCLDAAYLDHPPVSAETVRGILPGISVRG encoded by the coding sequence ATGGATATATCGAAGGACTGTTGCGCGGGAGGATATCTTCCCGCATCTTTTTTGGATTGGGACGGGCATGTTGCCGCCGTTATATTCACGTTGGGCTGCAACTTCCGTTGTCCGTGGTGTCATAACAGCGATCTGGTATTAGAAACTGCGGAACCTGTCCCGATAACGGAAATAATTGCGGACATAGAGCGCCGCCGGAAGTTTCTTGACGGTGTTGTGGTGAGCGGAGGAGAACCTTGCCTTTGGAGCGGCCTGATGCATTTGCTGCATGAGCTGAAAAAGATGGGGCTTTCTGTCAAGCTTGACACTAACGGCTCATTTCCGGACGTACTTTTTGAAGTTTTAAAAGAAAAACTGGTCGACTGTGTCGCTATGGATGTAAAAGCACCGTTTGACGGGGATGCCCTTAAAAGGGTGACAGGCGTCGAAGTCCCGGTGGAAGCTATAGAAAAGAGCATATCTTTCGTCCGTGAATTTGCCCCTTCTTATGAATTCAGAACTACCTATGTTGCTCAGCTTCTTACACAGGAGGACCTTATATCCATACGCAAAAGCCTCAACGATGACGCGCATTGGATCGTCCAGTGTTTCCGTCCCGTCAACTGTCTTGACGCGGCATATCTCGATCACCCTCCGGTAAGCGCCGAAACAGTCAGGGGTATACTGCCCGGGATCTCCGTAAGAGGGTAA